One window from the genome of Pantoea cypripedii encodes:
- the ubiI gene encoding FAD-dependent 2-octaprenylphenol hydroxylase: MQTFDVAIAGGGMVGLAVACGLQGSGLRVAVLEKAAEPRFDLQAAPSIRVSAINAASERLLQKLDVWSTILALRASAYHGMEVWDQDSFGSISFDDEQQGLAHLGHIIENPVIHSALWQRASQCSDITLLAPAQLQQVAFGDNEAFITLQDGSMMSARLLIAADGANSWLRDKADIPITFWDYDHHALVANIRTDLPHDAVARQVFHGDGILAFLPMQDPHLSSIVWSLSPQEATRLQDMPEALFNQQLSVAFDMRLGLCQVESERKTFPLMARYARNFAAHRLALVGDAAHTIHPLAGQGVNLGFMDAAELIGEIRRLHSQGKDIGQHLYLRRYERSRKHSAALMLAGMQGFRELFAGSNPAKKFLRDVGLKLADTLPGVKPMMLKQAMGLNDIPGWLR, encoded by the coding sequence ATGCAAACTTTTGATGTGGCTATCGCTGGCGGTGGCATGGTCGGACTGGCCGTTGCCTGCGGGCTGCAAGGCAGTGGATTGCGCGTTGCAGTGCTGGAGAAGGCGGCAGAGCCGCGTTTTGATCTGCAAGCTGCGCCATCGATCCGTGTATCGGCGATCAATGCGGCCAGTGAACGCCTGCTGCAAAAGCTCGATGTCTGGTCAACGATTCTGGCATTGCGCGCCAGCGCGTATCACGGCATGGAAGTGTGGGATCAGGACAGTTTTGGCAGCATCAGTTTCGATGATGAGCAGCAGGGTTTAGCTCACCTCGGCCATATCATTGAAAATCCGGTGATTCATAGCGCGTTGTGGCAGCGCGCCAGCCAGTGCAGCGATATTACGTTGCTGGCTCCGGCGCAGTTGCAGCAGGTGGCTTTTGGCGACAACGAAGCCTTTATCACTCTGCAGGATGGCAGCATGATGAGCGCCCGCCTGTTGATTGCTGCCGACGGTGCCAACTCCTGGCTGCGCGACAAAGCCGATATCCCGATCACGTTCTGGGATTACGACCACCACGCGCTGGTGGCGAATATCCGCACTGACCTGCCGCACGACGCAGTGGCGCGTCAGGTGTTTCACGGTGACGGCATTCTGGCATTTTTGCCGATGCAGGACCCACATCTGAGTTCGATTGTCTGGTCGTTGTCTCCCCAGGAAGCCACGCGTTTGCAGGATATGCCGGAAGCGCTGTTCAATCAGCAGCTTTCGGTGGCTTTCGATATGCGCCTTGGTCTGTGCCAGGTGGAGAGCGAACGCAAAACCTTCCCGCTGATGGCACGCTATGCGCGTAATTTTGCTGCCCACCGGCTGGCGCTGGTGGGCGATGCGGCCCATACCATCCATCCGCTGGCCGGGCAGGGGGTTAACCTCGGCTTTATGGATGCCGCCGAACTGATCGGTGAAATCCGCCGCCTGCACAGTCAGGGCAAGGATATCGGGCAGCACCTCTACCTGCGACGTTATGAACGCAGCCGCAAACACAGTGCGGCGCTGATGCTGGCGGGTATGCAGGGTTTCCGTGAGCTTTTTGCCGGGAGCAATCCCGCGAAAAAATTCCTGCGTGACGTCGGCCTGAAACTGGCGGATACCCTGCCAGGGGTCAAACCGATGATGCTGAAGCAGGCCATGGGGCTGAATGATATCCCCGGCTGGCTGCGCTAA
- a CDS encoding YecA/YgfB family protein: MSLQNATPTYNALATALSQQGVGMTPAEMHGLICGILCGGNQDNSWKTLVHDLTNEGMAFSQSLSQPLQALHESLANTLDEEGFLFQLMLPDDDDITVFDRADALAGWVNHFLLGLGVTQPKLDKVTGETGEAIDDLRTIAQLGYDEDEDQEELEQSLEEVIEYVRVAALLCHDTFNQPQPPTAPEVKKPTLH; the protein is encoded by the coding sequence ATGTCTTTACAGAACGCAACGCCCACTTACAACGCGCTGGCTACGGCGCTTTCCCAGCAGGGCGTGGGAATGACCCCGGCCGAAATGCACGGCCTGATTTGCGGCATCCTGTGTGGCGGCAACCAGGATAACAGCTGGAAGACGCTGGTGCACGATCTCACCAACGAAGGCATGGCCTTTTCGCAAAGCCTGTCACAGCCGTTACAGGCGCTGCATGAAAGCCTGGCCAATACGCTGGATGAAGAGGGCTTCCTGTTTCAGCTGATGCTACCTGACGATGATGACATTACGGTGTTTGATCGCGCCGATGCGCTGGCTGGATGGGTTAACCATTTCCTGCTCGGCCTGGGTGTGACGCAACCGAAACTGGATAAAGTCACAGGCGAAACCGGTGAAGCGATTGATGATCTGCGCACCATTGCCCAACTGGGCTACGACGAAGATGAAGATCAGGAAGAGCTTGAGCAATCACTTGAAGAGGTGATTGAGTATGTGCGTGTCGCCGCCTTGCTGTGCCACGACACCTTCAACCAGCCGCAGCCACCTACTGCACCTGAAGTGAAGAAGCCAACGCTACACTAA
- the gcvT gene encoding glycine cleavage system aminomethyltransferase GcvT: protein MTQQTPLFEQHQASGARMVDFHGWMMPLHYGSQMDEHHAVRTDAGMFDVSHMTIVDLRGASTREFLRYLLANDVAKLTQPGKALYTGMLNASGGVIDDLIVYFMTEDFFRLVVNSATREKDLQWIGEHAKKYGVTLTERDDLALIAVQGPQAQQKAQSLFSAAQRDAVAGMKPFFGVQAEELFIATTGYTGEAGYEIALPATEAADFWQRLLAAGVKPAGLGARDTLRLEAGMNLYGKEMDEGVSPLAANMGWTIVWEPTDRDFIGRDALEAQRAAGTEKLVGLVMTEKGVLRNGLPVRFTDEQGQPQQGIITSGSFSPTLGYSIALARVPAGIGEQAIVEIRNREMPVKVTKPIFVRAGKPVAQ from the coding sequence ATGACTCAGCAAACGCCTCTATTCGAACAGCATCAGGCCAGCGGTGCCCGCATGGTAGATTTCCACGGCTGGATGATGCCTCTGCATTACGGCTCACAAATGGATGAGCACCACGCGGTACGCACTGATGCCGGCATGTTTGATGTTTCCCACATGACCATTGTCGACCTGCGCGGGGCGAGCACCCGTGAATTTCTGCGTTATCTGCTGGCAAATGATGTCGCCAAACTGACTCAGCCAGGCAAAGCGCTCTACACCGGCATGTTGAATGCTTCCGGTGGCGTCATTGATGATTTGATTGTTTACTTTATGACCGAGGACTTTTTCCGTCTGGTGGTGAACTCCGCTACGCGTGAAAAAGATCTGCAATGGATTGGTGAACACGCGAAGAAATACGGTGTGACCTTGACCGAGCGTGACGATCTGGCGCTGATTGCGGTGCAGGGACCTCAGGCTCAGCAAAAAGCGCAGTCGCTGTTTAGCGCGGCACAACGCGATGCTGTGGCGGGTATGAAGCCCTTCTTCGGTGTTCAGGCGGAAGAGTTGTTTATTGCCACCACCGGTTATACCGGCGAAGCGGGCTACGAGATTGCCTTGCCTGCGACCGAGGCTGCGGATTTCTGGCAGCGTCTGCTGGCGGCGGGTGTCAAACCTGCGGGTCTGGGCGCACGAGACACGTTGCGTCTGGAAGCGGGGATGAATCTGTATGGCAAGGAGATGGATGAGGGCGTTTCACCGCTGGCGGCCAATATGGGCTGGACCATCGTCTGGGAACCGACCGACCGTGATTTTATTGGCCGTGACGCCCTGGAAGCTCAGCGTGCCGCAGGCACAGAAAAACTGGTGGGTCTGGTAATGACCGAAAAAGGGGTGCTGCGTAACGGCTTGCCGGTACGTTTCACCGATGAACAGGGTCAGCCGCAGCAGGGTATTATTACCAGTGGTTCCTTCTCTCCAACGCTGGGTTACAGCATTGCGCTGGCACGTGTGCCAGCGGGTATTGGCGAGCAGGCGATTGTGGAAATCCGCAACCGTGAAATGCCGGTGAAGGTCACCAAACCGATTTTTGTTCGCGCCGGTAAGCCGGTCGCTCAGTAA
- the pepP gene encoding Xaa-Pro aminopeptidase codes for MITLETFQQRRQALIARMAPGSAALIFAAPEVTRSNDSEYSFRQNSDFWYFTGFNEPQALLVLIKSDDTHNHSVLFNRVRDLTAEIWFGRRLGQDAAPAKLGVDRALPWDDIGEQLYQLLNGLDVVYHAQGLYPEADSLVFSALEKLRRGFRQNLSAPATVTDWRPWVHDMRLFKGPEEIAILRRAGEISALAHTRAMQTCRPGMFEYHLEGEIHHEFNRHGARFPSYNTIVGSGENGCILHYTENECEMREGDLVLIDAGCEFHGYAGDITRTFPVNGKFSEPQRAIYDIVLASLYKALELFRPGISIHDVNEEVVRIMVTGLVELGVMAGEVDALIAEQAHRQFFMHGLSHWLGLDVHDVGHYGTPSRDRILEPGMVLTIEPGLYIAPDANVPAQYRGIGIRIEDDIVITAEGNENLTDSVVKDADAIEALMAAARQV; via the coding sequence ATGATTACACTGGAAACTTTCCAGCAACGTCGTCAGGCGCTGATTGCCCGTATGGCGCCCGGTAGTGCCGCATTGATCTTTGCCGCGCCTGAAGTGACGCGCAGCAACGACAGCGAGTATTCCTTCCGTCAGAACAGTGATTTCTGGTATTTCACCGGTTTTAACGAGCCGCAGGCGTTGCTGGTGCTGATCAAAAGTGACGACACCCACAACCACAGCGTGCTGTTCAACCGCGTGCGCGACCTCACCGCAGAAATCTGGTTTGGCCGCCGCCTGGGGCAGGACGCTGCACCAGCGAAGCTTGGCGTTGATCGTGCATTGCCGTGGGATGACATCGGCGAGCAGCTGTACCAACTGTTGAATGGCCTGGATGTGGTGTATCACGCGCAGGGGCTGTATCCCGAGGCGGACTCGCTGGTATTCAGCGCGCTGGAGAAACTGCGTCGCGGCTTCCGTCAGAATCTGAGCGCGCCTGCTACCGTCACTGACTGGCGTCCGTGGGTGCATGACATGCGTCTGTTTAAAGGGCCGGAAGAGATTGCCATCCTGCGCCGCGCCGGTGAAATCAGCGCGCTGGCGCATACCCGGGCGATGCAGACCTGCCGTCCGGGGATGTTTGAATATCATCTGGAAGGCGAAATTCACCACGAATTCAATCGCCATGGCGCGCGTTTCCCTTCCTATAACACCATCGTCGGTTCCGGTGAAAACGGCTGCATCCTGCATTACACCGAAAACGAGTGTGAGATGCGTGAGGGTGATTTGGTGCTGATCGATGCGGGCTGTGAGTTTCACGGTTACGCGGGGGATATCACCCGTACCTTCCCGGTGAACGGCAAATTCAGCGAACCGCAGCGTGCCATTTACGACATCGTGCTGGCCTCGCTGTACAAGGCGCTGGAATTGTTCCGCCCCGGCATCAGCATCCATGACGTGAACGAAGAGGTGGTACGCATCATGGTGACCGGCCTGGTTGAGCTGGGCGTGATGGCAGGTGAAGTGGACGCACTGATTGCTGAGCAGGCGCATCGCCAGTTCTTTATGCATGGTCTGAGCCACTGGCTGGGTTTGGATGTGCATGACGTCGGCCATTATGGCACCCCGAGCCGCGATCGTATCCTGGAACCCGGTATGGTGCTGACTATCGAACCCGGTCTGTATATCGCGCCGGATGCTAACGTTCCGGCACAGTATCGTGGTATCGGCATCCGTATTGAGGATGACATCGTGATTACTGCGGAAGGCAACGAGAATCTCACCGACAGCGTGGTGAAAGATGCTGATGCGATTGAAGCCTTGATGGCGGCGGCGCGTCAGGTATGA
- a CDS encoding 5-formyltetrahydrofolate cyclo-ligase: protein MSEPSLRDRQDIRQHVRHLRRNLTAEQQEQAADLLAEHAINFAPIANAERIALFLSVDGELNTRPLIAKLWQQKKQVYLPVLHPFAPGNLIFLRYTPDTPLSPNKLRIPEPPLDITRMATLDQLDVIMVPLVAFDHNGQRLGMGKGFYDRTLQNWQQHGVLPIGIAHDCQRVEALPVAAWDVPLPAVITPSKLWQW, encoded by the coding sequence ATGTCTGAACCCTCACTACGCGACCGACAAGACATTCGTCAACACGTGCGCCATTTGCGTCGTAATCTCACGGCAGAACAGCAGGAACAGGCAGCCGATTTGCTGGCTGAACATGCCATCAATTTTGCCCCGATTGCCAATGCCGAACGCATCGCGCTGTTCCTTTCTGTGGATGGCGAACTAAATACCCGTCCGCTCATCGCAAAACTCTGGCAACAGAAAAAACAGGTGTATCTCCCCGTGCTGCACCCTTTTGCCCCCGGTAACCTGATCTTCCTGCGCTATACGCCAGACACCCCACTCAGCCCGAATAAATTACGTATCCCCGAGCCGCCACTGGATATCACCCGCATGGCAACGCTCGATCAACTGGACGTGATCATGGTGCCGTTAGTGGCGTTCGACCATAACGGCCAGCGTCTGGGTATGGGTAAGGGGTTTTACGATCGCACCCTGCAAAACTGGCAGCAGCATGGTGTTCTGCCCATCGGGATAGCGCATGATTGCCAGCGCGTGGAAGCGTTGCCGGTAGCGGCATGGGATGTACCATTGCCTGCGGTGATCACACCGTCAAAGCTGTGGCAGTGGTGA
- the ubiH gene encoding 2-octaprenyl-6-methoxyphenyl hydroxylase, translating into MTILIAGGGMTGATLALAISHLTQGKLPVTLIERSQPDSRAHPGYDGRAIALAAGTCQQLAEIDLWRSLQDCATPITHVHVSDRGHTGFVSMQAADYQLPALGQVVELFDVGQRLFQRLKSAPGVTLRCPAHVTAVSRSADSVQVTLDSGEQLDGALLVAADGSRSPLAASCGISWQREDYQQLAVIANVTTQLPHQGRAFERFTEHGPLALLPMSGNRMSLVWCHPLDEKDPLAQWDDATFLRELQQAFGWRLGRFTHTGQREIYPLALQTAERQVAHRLALVGNAAQTLHPIAGQGFNLGLRDVMSLAETLASAWRHQQDPGSYAVLHHFAARRQPDRAATIGVTDGLVRLFANRYATLVAGRNLGLVAMDHLPWLRNPLAARTLGWVKR; encoded by the coding sequence ATGACTATTCTGATTGCAGGCGGTGGCATGACCGGTGCCACCCTGGCGCTGGCGATATCCCATCTGACGCAGGGAAAGCTGCCGGTGACGCTGATTGAACGCAGCCAACCGGACAGCCGTGCTCACCCCGGATATGACGGGCGCGCTATCGCGCTGGCGGCAGGGACCTGCCAGCAGCTGGCGGAGATTGATCTGTGGCGCTCGTTGCAGGATTGCGCCACGCCGATCACCCACGTTCATGTTTCCGACCGTGGTCATACCGGGTTTGTCTCGATGCAGGCGGCGGATTATCAGCTACCGGCGCTGGGCCAGGTGGTGGAGCTGTTCGATGTCGGGCAACGCCTGTTTCAGCGGCTGAAAAGCGCGCCAGGCGTGACGTTACGTTGCCCGGCGCATGTCACGGCGGTGTCACGCAGCGCTGATAGCGTGCAGGTGACACTGGACAGCGGCGAACAGCTGGATGGTGCGCTATTGGTGGCGGCAGACGGCTCCCGTTCCCCGCTGGCGGCTTCCTGCGGCATCAGCTGGCAGCGAGAGGATTACCAGCAGCTGGCGGTGATTGCCAATGTCACCACGCAGCTGCCGCATCAGGGACGTGCCTTCGAACGCTTCACCGAACACGGTCCGCTGGCGTTGTTACCGATGTCGGGCAACCGTATGTCGCTGGTGTGGTGTCATCCGCTGGACGAGAAAGACCCACTGGCGCAGTGGGATGACGCGACTTTTCTGCGTGAACTGCAACAGGCATTCGGCTGGCGGCTGGGGCGTTTCACGCACACCGGCCAGCGCGAGATTTACCCGCTGGCGTTACAAACCGCCGAGCGGCAGGTGGCGCACCGACTGGCACTGGTGGGCAATGCGGCGCAGACGCTGCATCCCATCGCCGGGCAGGGTTTTAACCTCGGCCTGCGTGATGTGATGTCGCTGGCAGAAACGCTGGCGAGTGCCTGGCGTCACCAGCAGGACCCCGGTAGTTATGCGGTGCTCCATCATTTTGCCGCACGACGTCAGCCGGATCGTGCGGCGACCATTGGCGTGACCGATGGTCTGGTACGATTATTTGCTAACCGTTATGCCACGCTGGTGGCAGGACGAAATCTTGGGCTGGTGGCAATGGACCATCTGCCGTGGCTGCGAAACCCCCTTGCCGCGCGGACGCTCGGCTGGGTAAAACGTTAA
- the zapA gene encoding cell division protein ZapA translates to MSAQPVDIQIFGRSLRVNCPPEQQDALNLAAEDLNQRLQDLKVRTRVTNTEQLVFIAALNICHELAQEKGKTRDYAANMEQRIRMLQQTIEQALVEQGRITDRQGTKFE, encoded by the coding sequence ATGTCTGCACAACCAGTAGATATTCAGATTTTTGGTCGTTCATTGAGAGTGAATTGTCCGCCTGAACAGCAAGATGCGCTGAATCTGGCAGCTGAGGACCTCAATCAACGGTTGCAAGATTTAAAAGTTCGCACTAGAGTCACAAATACAGAGCAACTGGTGTTCATCGCCGCGTTAAACATTTGCCACGAGCTGGCACAAGAGAAAGGTAAAACGCGCGACTATGCAGCCAATATGGAACAACGTATTCGCATGCTGCAACAGACCATTGAACAAGCATTAGTTGAGCAAGGTCGCATAACTGATCGCCAGGGCACAAAGTTTGAATAA